Proteins from a single region of Sphaerodactylus townsendi isolate TG3544 unplaced genomic scaffold, MPM_Stown_v2.3 scaffold_19, whole genome shotgun sequence:
- the LOC125425146 gene encoding flap endonuclease 1-like — protein sequence MSWCPGQGGAKTPLSARAQRPLGEGGAGAGPFAASPRPARDAPSPSCSLSRPTAMGIAKLAELIKDEAPEAVRAVPLERYRDNVVALDASVALYQFRTAMPKIVNREGQNISHLQGLFYRTLYLLENGIKPVYVFDGRPPDLKEPVVRQRDF from the exons ATGAGCTGGTGTCCTGGACAGGGCGGAGCTAAGACTCCgctctctgcacgtgctcagaggcctctcggggagggcGGAGCGGGGGCCGGCCCCTTTGCAGCTTCTCCCCGCCCAGCCCGCgacgctccctccccctcctgctccctctCCCGGCCGACGGCGATGGGGAtcgccaagctggccgagctgatCAAGGACGAAGCCCCGGAGGCGGTGCGCGCAGTCCCGCTGGAGCGCTACCGCG ACAACGTTGTGGCCCTGGATGCTTCTGTCGCTTTGTACCAGTTTCGCACGGCCATGCCAAAGATCGTGAATCGCGAGGGACAGAATATCAG tcACTTGCAGGGGCTGTTTTACCGAACACTGTATCTTCTGGAAAATGGCATCAAACCTGTGTACGTCTTTGATGGGCGGCCGCCGGATCTAAAGGAGCCTGTGGTTCGTCAGAGAGATTTCTGA
- the TMEM276 gene encoding uncharacterized protein TMEM276: MDASNEACQAGPRLPLCLPLQSWWILCQMSSRLGEGAGTFSGLLLCAVCLRCAMQTYQIHRGAGLGFFLQALVPLLETAAPFTALLGLDRVLRSPDGTWATTLVGLSLLAFAFHWLNGDHSTANVLLGGVLLLTAGSDYLTEESKAVATHSVSILASVTILIVSIFTGNAYGIAGSLLAGTASLLAGTQLQQLLMLRKRDVLRCLMAAANLTWQRALQTQHRELERGSAELLAETSD; encoded by the exons ATGGACGCTTCCAATGAAGCATGTCAAGCCGGCCCCCGTCTTCCTTTgtgtcttcctttgcagagctgGTGGATCCTGTGCCAGATGTCCAGCAGGCTGGGAGAAGGGGCTGGCACGTTCTCCGGCCTCCTGCTATGCGCTGTGTGCCTGAGATGCGCCATGCAGACCTACCAG ATCCACCGGGGGGCTGGGCTGGGATTCTTCCTCCAAGCGCTGGTGCCACTCCTGGAAACAGCTGCTCCCTTCACTGCGCTCCTCGGGCTCGACAGGGTTTTGAGGTCCCCGGATGGCACCTGGGCCACCACCCTAGTTGGCCTCTCGCTGCTGGCCTTCGCGTTCCACTGGCTGAACGGTGACCACTCCACAGCCAACGTCCTCTTGGGAGGGGTGCTGCTGCTGACGGCCGGCTCCGACTACTTGACGGAAGAAAGCAAGGCCGTGGCGACGCATTCTGTCTCGATACTGGCCTCCGTCACCATCCTAATCGTTTCAATCTTCACCGGAAATGCCTATGGGATCGCAGGTAGCCTTCTGGCCGGCACGGCTAGTTTGCTGGCGGGGACCCAACTGCAGCAGCTGCTGATGCTGCGGAAGAGGGACGTCCTTCGTTGTCTCATGGCGGCAGCCAACCTGACTTGGCAGCGGGCTCTGCAAACGCAGCACCGAGAACTGGAGCGGGGGTCTGCGGAACTACTGGCCGAGACATCTGACTGA